The Chitinophaga sp. H8 genome contains a region encoding:
- a CDS encoding FecR family protein, which yields MMYQPGETEISLVIQFLKNPQDPLLQKQIAAFKAQGPAQENYVNEMLEAWEGAGEVKPHYQFVLKNSGLPFLEEEAAILPGQTASPTRLRAIWRWTAGVAAATLLAVAGTWYYQQQAVQELTYTNHSRQVDSLILADGTKVFLNKGAVVRYPSRFKGSKREVALLSGEAYFDINPNAAMPFEVKLDEQSAVKVLGTTFNIFRSGTFTEVYVSSGKVALTAANGEEAVLTANMEGVLRDQNSKISVRTLEGSSRMAWKTGKLYFDNLSMADVLTAIERYYGVKFDVKYKAILHEKLTADFEQEGLEHILLLIEQTYDVHIITGGDNTYIIQHK from the coding sequence ATGATGTATCAACCTGGTGAAACAGAAATATCGCTTGTAATACAGTTCCTGAAAAACCCGCAGGATCCTTTGCTACAAAAGCAAATAGCCGCTTTTAAAGCACAAGGACCGGCGCAGGAAAATTATGTAAATGAGATGCTGGAGGCCTGGGAAGGGGCAGGGGAGGTGAAGCCGCATTACCAGTTTGTATTGAAAAATTCAGGTTTGCCTTTTCTGGAAGAAGAGGCGGCTATATTACCAGGCCAAACAGCCAGCCCAACACGGTTACGAGCCATATGGCGCTGGACAGCCGGGGTGGCAGCGGCTACTTTATTAGCGGTAGCCGGAACATGGTACTATCAGCAGCAGGCTGTGCAAGAACTTACATATACCAATCATTCCAGGCAGGTAGATTCCCTGATCCTGGCTGATGGGACGAAGGTATTTCTTAACAAAGGTGCCGTAGTCAGGTACCCATCACGCTTTAAGGGCAGCAAACGTGAAGTAGCACTGCTTAGCGGCGAAGCATATTTCGACATCAACCCCAATGCGGCCATGCCTTTTGAGGTAAAACTGGATGAACAGTCGGCTGTAAAAGTACTGGGTACTACCTTTAATATTTTTCGTTCCGGCACATTTACAGAAGTATATGTAAGTAGCGGTAAAGTAGCCTTAACTGCTGCCAATGGGGAGGAGGCAGTACTGACCGCTAATATGGAAGGCGTGTTAAGGGACCAAAATAGTAAAATCAGTGTACGGACGCTGGAGGGAAGCTCACGGATGGCCTGGAAAACAGGTAAACTGTATTTTGATAATCTGAGCATGGCGGATGTACTGACAGCTATTGAACGATATTATGGAGTGAAGTTTGACGTTAAATACAAAGCTATTCTGCATGAAAAGCTAACAGCAGATTTTGAACAGGAAGGACTGGAACATATACTACTATTGATAGAACAGACATACGATGTTCATATTATAACTGGCGGAGATAATACTTATATCATACAACATAAGTAA
- a CDS encoding SusC/RagA family TonB-linked outer membrane protein, translating into MWKEGLPIHLCGKLFSWKKGIIIAGTALLLQSPVWAQYAPNKPITLHVEEQPLATVLKQIEKQAGIRFVYDGNTREKMHKVTLHITAQPLEKTLEQLLKKHQLVYTVAGNQVILKAGDDPQVIQQWLVNGRVAIQEGGRNTYLPGITVREKKSGRVTLTDVDGRYSLLLSEGGNSAIIFTYVGYKPQEVMVNGRHEINVALEESAEALKEVVVTGYQTLKRVNTTGSFATITTAELEQRNSISLNRILEGTVAGLSLYKNDVQIRGGSSLFAGTRPLFVVDGFEVANLPENLNDIANITVLKDAAAAAIWGARAANGVVVVTTKRGKEGKLRVDYAANLYLTSKPDYNQLHRADAAALIDYEKEGYDKEYIKQYMFDGGKYGYSQSYDAFLEYDRGNITLEERDARLNALSKLSNKKQVNDYLLRTGVRQNHYLSLSGGSDKFQFFVSGSYDKSGSQYVSDKSENMALNSRTTYQIIPRLKLRTDINAIYNNQQPGYDVAGAIYNMWPYQQLLDSKGDYVYDYSSFNKIENDRLVKEGYYDNGENVLEESRLTNNRISTFGLRTRFGIDLNILKGLDLTTDFQYEKNSQTGKNFADPQSAGARQLINQFTTQEFDPATNTLKNIYNLPRGTIFDQSQAYSK; encoded by the coding sequence ATGTGGAAAGAAGGGTTGCCTATACACCTGTGTGGGAAGTTATTCTCATGGAAAAAAGGAATCATTATTGCCGGTACGGCACTTTTACTGCAATCACCTGTATGGGCGCAATATGCCCCTAATAAGCCTATTACTTTGCATGTGGAGGAGCAACCACTGGCCACTGTATTAAAGCAGATTGAAAAGCAGGCTGGTATCCGGTTTGTATACGATGGGAATACCCGCGAAAAGATGCATAAGGTGACCCTGCACATTACTGCGCAACCATTGGAAAAAACGTTGGAACAGCTATTAAAAAAGCATCAGCTTGTTTACACCGTAGCCGGCAATCAGGTGATCCTGAAGGCGGGAGATGATCCGCAGGTAATACAGCAATGGTTGGTAAATGGCCGTGTAGCCATTCAGGAAGGTGGAAGAAATACTTACCTGCCAGGTATCACCGTAAGGGAAAAGAAGAGTGGCCGTGTTACGTTAACAGATGTAGACGGGCGCTATTCGCTCCTGCTTTCAGAAGGAGGTAACTCAGCAATCATATTTACTTATGTTGGGTATAAGCCACAGGAAGTAATGGTGAATGGCCGTCATGAAATAAATGTCGCGCTGGAAGAATCTGCCGAAGCGCTGAAAGAAGTTGTGGTAACCGGTTATCAAACATTAAAACGGGTAAATACTACCGGGTCTTTTGCAACTATCACTACAGCTGAATTGGAACAGCGTAACAGCATCAGCCTGAATCGTATACTGGAAGGTACGGTAGCTGGATTAAGCCTTTATAAAAATGATGTGCAGATCAGAGGTGGAAGTTCACTTTTTGCCGGTACACGCCCCTTATTTGTAGTAGATGGTTTTGAAGTTGCTAACCTGCCCGAGAACCTGAATGATATAGCTAATATCACAGTACTGAAGGATGCCGCTGCAGCAGCTATCTGGGGAGCGCGTGCAGCCAATGGGGTAGTAGTGGTAACTACGAAGAGGGGTAAAGAGGGCAAGCTGCGGGTAGATTATGCTGCAAACTTATACCTTACTTCCAAACCAGATTATAACCAGCTTCATCGTGCGGATGCGGCAGCACTGATTGACTATGAAAAGGAAGGATATGATAAGGAATATATTAAACAATATATGTTTGATGGTGGCAAATATGGTTATTCTCAATCTTACGACGCTTTTCTGGAATATGACCGGGGAAATATAACACTGGAGGAACGTGATGCCAGACTTAATGCCTTGTCTAAGTTATCTAATAAAAAACAGGTGAATGATTACCTGCTTCGTACAGGTGTACGACAAAATCATTATCTGTCATTATCTGGTGGCAGTGATAAATTTCAGTTTTTCGTATCTGGTAGTTATGATAAATCCGGTTCTCAATATGTGAGCGACAAATCGGAGAATATGGCACTGAACTCCAGGACTACCTATCAGATAATCCCCCGCCTGAAATTACGCACAGACATTAACGCGATATACAATAATCAACAGCCTGGATATGATGTGGCCGGAGCTATCTATAATATGTGGCCTTATCAGCAATTGCTGGACAGCAAAGGAGATTATGTGTATGATTATTCCAGCTTCAACAAAATAGAAAATGACCGTCTTGTAAAAGAAGGCTATTATGATAATGGGGAGAATGTATTAGAAGAATCCAGGCTGACGAATAACAGAATTTCAACTTTTGGATTGCGTACCCGCTTTGGAATAGATCTTAACATCCTCAAGGGATTGGACCTTACAACTGACTTTCAGTATGAAAAGAATAGTCAGACAGGGAAGAATTTTGCTGACCCCCAGTCTGCTGGTGCCCGTCAGTTAATCAACCAGTTTACTACCCAGGAATTTGATCCTGCCACTAATACCTTAAAGAACATCTACAACCTGCCAAGAGGGACTATTTTTGATCAGTCCCAGGCTTATAGCAAATAA
- a CDS encoding RagB/SusD family nutrient uptake outer membrane protein translates to MNIKKYILALFIPAALCSCDKYLDVKPKGKLIPKTLQDFDEMGGHPTLLSAGNAYAEQMTDDYYMTDDRLVSTITSRTGKSYLWMKDLLRQEDDDSEWNGPYKNIYTLNLILQEIEKLPEDAQGDRKRIRGEALLNRAFAYWTLVNLYAKDYNAATAATDEGVPLSLATDLEAALPRSSVAAVYDLILKDVTAAITLLPSTSKNVYRVNKIGAYALAARVHLSMKNYKDAYKNASLALAEKSNLLDFNTYSFKVPAKPFSGINNRPLNIDNPENVLYRTSNFSTIVNNSLINPDLLAVLGEKDLRYVFSYTRLDRLGAPSPEPFPLFLNQEMNYSIGVPELMLIKAECAARDGNKEEAVQLLNTLRKKRFRPADYEDLTAATPEVALTLTIAERRRELVFKGLRWFDLKRLNQEDRFKKTLQRIYKGETYTLEPGSPRYVLPIAPKILLLNPNITQNPR, encoded by the coding sequence ATGAACATCAAAAAATATATACTCGCCCTTTTTATACCTGCCGCACTTTGCAGTTGTGATAAATATCTCGATGTAAAACCCAAAGGCAAACTTATTCCCAAGACATTGCAGGACTTTGACGAAATGGGAGGGCATCCTACGTTGTTATCAGCAGGGAACGCCTATGCAGAGCAAATGACAGATGATTATTACATGACAGATGATAGGTTAGTATCCACTATTACCAGCCGGACGGGTAAGTCTTATCTGTGGATGAAGGACTTATTACGTCAGGAAGATGATGACAGTGAGTGGAACGGCCCTTACAAGAATATTTATACACTGAATCTTATTTTACAGGAAATAGAAAAGCTGCCGGAGGATGCACAGGGAGATCGTAAAAGGATACGAGGGGAGGCATTGCTGAACCGTGCTTTTGCTTACTGGACATTAGTGAATCTCTATGCCAAAGACTATAATGCAGCTACTGCTGCAACAGATGAAGGGGTACCCTTGTCATTAGCAACAGATCTGGAAGCGGCATTACCACGTAGCAGTGTAGCTGCTGTATATGACCTGATCCTAAAAGATGTAACAGCAGCCATTACTTTGCTGCCATCTACTTCTAAAAATGTGTACCGGGTAAATAAAATAGGGGCTTATGCACTGGCTGCAAGAGTTCACCTTTCTATGAAAAATTACAAGGACGCTTACAAAAATGCGTCCCTTGCATTGGCAGAAAAAAGCAACCTGCTGGATTTTAATACCTATAGTTTTAAAGTACCAGCCAAACCTTTTAGCGGTATCAATAACCGTCCGCTCAATATTGACAACCCGGAGAATGTACTGTATCGTACTTCTAATTTTTCTACTATTGTCAATAACTCACTGATCAATCCGGATTTGCTGGCAGTGCTGGGTGAAAAAGACCTGCGATATGTGTTCAGTTATACCCGTCTGGACAGACTAGGGGCCCCTTCTCCGGAACCATTCCCATTGTTCCTGAACCAGGAAATGAATTACAGCATAGGTGTTCCTGAACTGATGCTGATCAAAGCGGAATGTGCTGCACGTGATGGTAATAAAGAGGAGGCCGTGCAGTTACTTAATACCTTGCGAAAGAAAAGGTTCAGACCAGCAGATTATGAGGATCTGACTGCCGCTACTCCGGAAGTTGCTCTTACACTAACCATAGCTGAGCGCCGCAGGGAGCTGGTATTTAAAGGATTGCGCTGGTTTGATCTGAAGCGCCTGAATCAGGAAGACCGCTTTAAAAAGACATTACAGCGCATCTATAAAGGAGAAACCTATACGCTGGAGCCTGGTTCTCCAAGATACGTATTACCTATTGCACCAAAAATATTGCTGCTAAACCCCAATATTACACAAAACCCCCGGTAG
- a CDS encoding amidohydrolase family protein, with translation MKRKSLILLLTGVMACSSWSLAQQKRGLLLKDATIVDGDAFMKPRKGSLLIKDGVIAGVFIGNDQLPKEVDSVVDCKGKYITPGLIDGHVHLATGDLSDRKKAMDGIEKVLANMLRHGITTVRDMAGDAVTLAAYKRASEWQQIPAPAIFYAAQFAGPSYFEMVKRPGDINGNALLGATPWYCSITDTTNIELAIAAAKGAGVSGIKVYADLSAAQILAITKAAHAQGIQVWSHAAVFPAKPSAVAKAGVNSMSHSNDLIFEQLAGDTIEIGNAWEQVYKGLKADWAKQDKLLLEMKANGTFLDATVFHAENNKMVNAVLITARAHQLGVKIVAGTDWIYPEENAPVPLLDELLVLAKKCGMSNSEVLQSVTLNNARVTGLQDRGAVKKGLRADLLLIDGDPLKDLSFLFSPSLVMKAGKIYKY, from the coding sequence ATGAAAAGAAAGTCATTGATACTACTGCTCACCGGGGTGATGGCCTGCTCTTCCTGGAGCTTGGCGCAACAAAAGCGGGGTCTTCTGTTAAAGGATGCTACTATTGTGGATGGAGATGCTTTTATGAAACCCCGAAAAGGCTCCCTGTTAATTAAAGATGGGGTAATTGCCGGTGTTTTTATTGGTAATGACCAACTTCCGAAGGAAGTAGACAGCGTGGTAGATTGCAAGGGGAAGTATATCACACCGGGGTTGATAGATGGCCACGTCCACCTGGCAACAGGTGACTTGAGCGATCGGAAAAAAGCCATGGACGGTATAGAAAAGGTATTGGCCAATATGTTGCGCCATGGTATTACTACCGTCAGGGATATGGCAGGGGATGCCGTGACACTGGCAGCCTATAAAAGAGCATCAGAATGGCAGCAGATACCTGCACCGGCTATTTTCTATGCTGCGCAGTTTGCCGGACCATCTTACTTTGAAATGGTAAAGCGTCCCGGAGATATAAATGGAAATGCACTTTTGGGTGCTACTCCCTGGTATTGCAGCATCACAGATACGACCAATATTGAGTTGGCTATTGCAGCTGCCAAAGGAGCAGGGGTATCGGGGATCAAGGTATATGCGGATCTTTCTGCAGCACAGATCCTGGCCATCACCAAAGCTGCACATGCACAGGGAATACAGGTATGGAGCCATGCGGCGGTATTTCCTGCCAAACCATCTGCTGTGGCAAAAGCAGGGGTAAACAGCATGTCCCATAGTAATGACCTTATTTTTGAACAGCTGGCCGGAGATACAATTGAGATAGGTAATGCCTGGGAACAGGTATACAAAGGACTGAAAGCTGATTGGGCCAAACAGGATAAACTGCTGTTGGAGATGAAAGCCAATGGAACTTTCCTGGATGCTACCGTATTTCATGCAGAGAATAATAAGATGGTAAATGCAGTATTGATTACTGCCAGAGCTCACCAATTGGGAGTGAAGATCGTTGCTGGTACAGACTGGATATACCCGGAAGAAAATGCACCGGTACCTCTGTTGGATGAACTGCTGGTGCTGGCAAAAAAGTGTGGAATGTCTAATAGCGAGGTACTGCAGAGTGTTACCCTGAATAATGCCCGTGTAACAGGTTTACAGGACCGGGGAGCAGTTAAAAAAGGCTTACGGGCAGATCTGTTGCTGATCGATGGTGATCCTTTAAAGGATTTATCGTTTCTTTTTTCACCCTCACTGGTCATGAAAGCCGGTAAGATTTATAAATACTAA
- a CDS encoding TlpA disulfide reductase family protein, translated as MDNPYRILGKALLGSYMLCSTFLVHAQTIRVSGSVAGKPDGTKVYLYADSSMRKALDSSILTAGRFDYSAVPSGSIYKVRVAKSYQDALFITEGVPVEISIDGKAMTVKGGPLQQRLEEYEQLSLRHQAEWQRVNPLLEAAGDDLKKKEALLPVTNKIFIQQLEDNLQQVKANAGNLLGGYIAGRNAYAWRLEDLDTLIPWLKTGHTPAYYLDPLLRKQAELKATVITGLPAADFTLKTPAGKQINLFRELAQHKYVLIDFWASWCAPCRAGNKELKPVYDRFRKKGFEIISISFDTDPAKWKKALQEDGIPWKQVILPENFKSELAAYYKVSSLPTTFLIDNTQQVIDQKMTHEQLETFLEASLK; from the coding sequence ATGGATAATCCATATCGTATTTTAGGAAAGGCGTTGCTGGGTAGTTATATGTTGTGCAGTACTTTTTTAGTACACGCACAAACTATTCGTGTAAGCGGCAGTGTTGCCGGGAAACCGGATGGTACAAAAGTATATCTCTATGCCGACAGCAGTATGCGTAAAGCATTAGATAGTAGTATACTTACGGCTGGCAGGTTTGATTATTCGGCGGTACCTTCCGGTAGTATTTATAAAGTTAGGGTGGCAAAGTCGTATCAGGATGCATTGTTTATAACAGAAGGAGTTCCGGTAGAAATCAGTATTGATGGCAAGGCAATGACGGTGAAGGGAGGGCCGCTGCAACAACGGCTGGAGGAATATGAACAATTATCTCTCCGGCATCAGGCCGAATGGCAAAGGGTAAATCCTTTACTGGAGGCGGCTGGAGATGACCTCAAAAAGAAAGAAGCCTTACTACCGGTAACCAATAAAATCTTCATCCAACAGCTGGAAGATAATCTGCAACAAGTAAAAGCGAATGCCGGTAACCTGCTGGGGGGCTATATTGCGGGCCGGAATGCCTACGCCTGGAGATTGGAAGACCTGGACACTTTAATTCCCTGGTTAAAAACTGGGCATACCCCCGCTTATTATCTGGACCCCCTGCTTAGAAAACAAGCAGAACTAAAGGCTACTGTGATAACAGGATTACCGGCTGCTGATTTTACTTTGAAAACACCAGCTGGTAAGCAAATTAACCTGTTCAGGGAATTGGCACAGCATAAGTATGTGCTCATTGATTTCTGGGCTTCCTGGTGCGCACCTTGCCGTGCGGGCAACAAAGAATTAAAGCCGGTTTATGACCGTTTTCGTAAAAAAGGATTTGAGATTATCTCTATCTCTTTTGATACTGATCCTGCAAAATGGAAGAAAGCATTGCAGGAAGATGGCATTCCCTGGAAACAGGTGATCCTGCCGGAGAATTTCAAAAGTGAACTGGCTGCTTATTATAAAGTATCGTCTTTACCTACAACTTTCCTGATAGACAACACCCAGCAAGTCATCGATCAGAAAATGACGCATGAACAACTGGAAACATTCCTGGAAGCAAGCCTTAAATAA
- a CDS encoding ABC transporter ATP-binding protein, with translation MIALQQLDKTFNKGTANQVSALQNISLTVADQDFVVIIGANGSGKTTLFNIIAGAEFPTQGQIHINGRNVTHVPDYKRSQWIARVFQNPLSGTAPDLTILDNFRLAALRTSSKKLRIGINDKFKNTVRDKIAELGMGLENKLLQPMGTLSGGQRQALTLVMSVMDHTEVLLLDEPTAALDPRSAAVVMTTAQKLIDQYRLTAIFITHNLKDAQHYGNRLLHMQEGKITRDITGPDKQALQLADIYGWFA, from the coding sequence ATGATCGCATTACAACAGTTAGATAAAACCTTTAATAAGGGTACTGCAAACCAGGTAAGTGCACTGCAGAATATATCCCTTACCGTAGCTGATCAGGATTTTGTGGTTATCATTGGCGCCAATGGCTCTGGTAAAACCACCCTATTCAATATTATTGCAGGGGCGGAATTCCCCACACAGGGGCAGATTCACATTAATGGACGAAATGTCACCCATGTACCTGATTATAAAAGAAGCCAATGGATAGCCCGGGTATTTCAAAACCCATTAAGCGGCACGGCACCTGATCTTACGATATTGGATAATTTCCGGCTGGCAGCATTGCGCACCAGCAGTAAAAAATTACGCATTGGTATTAACGACAAATTCAAAAATACAGTCCGGGATAAAATTGCAGAGTTAGGTATGGGATTGGAAAACAAACTCCTGCAGCCGATGGGTACACTCTCCGGTGGCCAACGGCAGGCACTCACATTGGTGATGAGTGTAATGGACCATACTGAAGTGTTATTATTGGATGAACCTACTGCTGCACTGGACCCGAGGAGTGCAGCGGTAGTGATGACCACTGCCCAAAAGCTCATAGATCAATACCGGCTTACCGCTATTTTTATCACCCATAATCTTAAAGATGCGCAACACTATGGCAACCGGCTGCTCCATATGCAGGAAGGAAAAATAACCCGGGATATTACCGGCCCCGACAAACAGGCATTACAATTAGCAGATATCTATGGATGGTTTGCATAA
- a CDS encoding ABC transporter permease has translation MTFYLTALISGLCLSLMALGIFISMKIFRIPDITTDGSYTLGAVVTAIVLTLHWPVALTIPVVILAGAIAGALTGIIHTRFKIDALLAGILVMTGLYSINLTLLGRSNLPLLDIAGIFNWLPQSTVTDLLICVVFAGVIAIVIGYILKTDFGIAMRATGNSPTMSKASGINVNRMKIIGLSIANALTALSGFLMSQYQGFTDINMGIGIVIVGLGAVLIGDALISLLKVNRLWLQLAAVMLGSILFQLVLAFTLSIGVDPNLLKLVTAIFVLAIVAIPALKLKRTA, from the coding sequence ATGACATTTTATCTCACGGCACTGATATCAGGATTATGTCTTTCGCTGATGGCATTAGGCATTTTTATTTCCATGAAAATATTCAGGATCCCGGATATTACAACGGATGGCAGCTATACGCTTGGCGCAGTGGTAACAGCCATTGTTCTTACCCTTCACTGGCCGGTAGCACTGACCATTCCCGTGGTCATACTCGCGGGAGCCATTGCCGGAGCACTTACCGGCATTATTCATACCCGGTTTAAGATTGATGCCCTGCTGGCAGGCATATTGGTGATGACAGGCCTTTATTCTATTAATCTTACCCTATTGGGCAGATCCAATCTTCCCCTGCTGGATATAGCTGGTATTTTCAACTGGCTTCCGCAAAGCACGGTTACTGATCTGCTGATATGCGTGGTATTTGCAGGCGTCATAGCAATAGTTATAGGCTATATCTTAAAGACAGACTTTGGTATTGCTATGCGGGCTACCGGTAATAGCCCTACTATGAGCAAAGCTTCTGGTATCAATGTAAACCGCATGAAAATCATCGGCTTATCTATTGCCAATGCCTTGACAGCACTGAGTGGTTTTCTGATGAGTCAATACCAGGGGTTTACAGATATCAATATGGGCATAGGCATTGTGATTGTAGGATTAGGCGCAGTATTGATAGGCGATGCCCTGATCTCATTACTGAAGGTGAACCGGCTATGGCTGCAACTGGCAGCAGTAATGCTGGGGAGCATTCTTTTTCAGCTGGTACTGGCGTTTACGTTATCCATCGGTGTAGATCCTAATTTACTTAAACTGGTTACGGCCATTTTTGTACTGGCCATAGTAGCTATTCCTGCTTTAAAGCTGAAAAGAACGGCATGA
- a CDS encoding ABC transporter substrate-binding protein, translating to MNHMRAYGWLLILIAACSCQSGADKKKGVPVIGFVDAFEDNTIAQAKTGFIAALQKNGFSEKDHTVEIIYRNAQGNIPTLTQIVKYFIAEKVDLIASSPSLSTITAIQNTHEIPVFMMVAPEPQLMKVIDAQGKAPANLLGVGENLEYIDTSFALIPQLVKPKKDVLTVGMIYNQSEPQSTEALDRIKALADKLHINMISLPVNTSADVQLVTRSLLNKGIDAFFANPDNTVFASFETIIKACNEAKVPVFTSEAGLVTRGAVAAYGADIYQWGYQAGEQAAQFLKQKSAAGMTWQMVQVRKRVYNPTAARQFNISVPANFEPVQ from the coding sequence ATGAATCACATGAGAGCATATGGCTGGTTACTTATTCTAATAGCAGCATGCAGCTGCCAGAGTGGTGCAGATAAAAAGAAAGGCGTACCTGTGATTGGCTTTGTGGACGCTTTTGAAGACAATACCATAGCACAGGCTAAGACAGGCTTTATTGCTGCCCTGCAAAAAAATGGCTTTAGTGAAAAAGATCATACCGTAGAAATTATATACCGGAATGCACAGGGCAATATCCCTACCCTCACCCAGATCGTGAAATATTTTATTGCGGAAAAGGTAGACCTGATTGCATCCAGCCCTTCTTTGTCAACGATCACGGCTATACAGAACACGCATGAAATACCGGTATTTATGATGGTGGCTCCTGAGCCTCAGCTGATGAAAGTAATAGATGCCCAGGGAAAAGCACCTGCCAATTTACTGGGTGTAGGTGAAAACCTGGAATATATAGATACCTCTTTTGCCCTGATTCCTCAGCTGGTAAAGCCGAAGAAAGATGTTTTAACCGTAGGTATGATCTATAACCAGTCGGAACCACAGTCGACCGAAGCGCTTGACCGGATCAAAGCACTGGCTGACAAACTGCATATCAATATGATATCCCTGCCGGTAAATACTTCTGCTGATGTACAGCTTGTTACCCGCTCCCTGTTGAATAAGGGTATTGACGCTTTCTTTGCAAACCCAGATAATACCGTATTTGCCTCCTTTGAAACCATCATCAAGGCCTGTAATGAAGCCAAGGTACCTGTATTTACCAGTGAAGCCGGACTAGTTACCAGGGGAGCAGTAGCTGCCTATGGAGCCGATATTTACCAATGGGGGTACCAGGCAGGAGAACAGGCAGCGCAGTTCTTAAAACAAAAATCTGCCGCCGGGATGACCTGGCAAATGGTACAAGTCCGTAAACGGGTATATAACCCAACGGCTGCCCGACAATTCAACATCTCTGTTCCTGCTAATTTTGAACCTGTTCAATAA
- a CDS encoding sensor histidine kinase: MNKLTKIEGWVATGIFLLILFPLISEGVTHDVFSLQRWYGNNFAAHHQVFDYYINYLLPRLANVTVVYGAFMFLNTFIVPRFIDQHRYAEGLLLCIPVAGVVFLVMLVAYSYQDAWLYGLYDTIKGAHMHMAKAAFNNTIFYCIIYITYYLVRRLYLLQIHGRLISSPQTIYLLKEIGLVVAVWCLLLVVTIGQELWFLQRILLWVVPFYVIIYFLWHYWLLPRYDKHKNKNTLYWQTFLVSVLLGLVFLKLFTMGRWMGPERVAIFVAMAATIELLVVLPLGWWRHYRIKSRAAMVRHLRAELGQSTANLDFLRSQINPHFLFNALNTLYGTSLQENAPRTSEGIQQLGDIMRFMLHENNRDKIPLSKEVAYLHNYISLQRLRIQTSPDIQIDIDIAAYDGGLEIAPMLLIPFIENAFKYGISLRNKSRISVSFYCEAGKIYFDVSNTIHPKPEGDTEPERTGIGLENVKQRLSLLYPGRHELTIRQSASEFFVHLTIDTDSPNV; the protein is encoded by the coding sequence ATGAATAAATTGACAAAAATAGAAGGATGGGTAGCAACGGGAATCTTTCTGTTGATCCTGTTTCCTTTAATATCAGAAGGAGTTACCCACGATGTGTTTTCATTACAGCGCTGGTACGGAAACAATTTTGCTGCACATCATCAGGTATTCGACTACTATATTAATTATCTGTTGCCCAGGCTCGCTAATGTGACCGTTGTTTATGGGGCATTTATGTTCCTGAATACCTTTATTGTGCCCCGCTTTATTGATCAGCATCGGTATGCAGAAGGTTTGCTGTTGTGTATTCCGGTCGCAGGTGTTGTGTTTTTAGTGATGCTGGTTGCCTACTCCTACCAGGATGCCTGGCTATATGGGCTCTATGATACCATTAAGGGAGCACATATGCATATGGCCAAGGCTGCATTCAATAATACCATATTTTACTGCATTATCTATATTACTTATTATTTAGTGAGGCGTTTGTATCTGCTACAGATACATGGCAGGTTGATCAGCAGTCCTCAAACAATTTATTTGCTGAAAGAAATCGGGTTGGTGGTGGCCGTCTGGTGTTTACTGCTAGTGGTGACTATCGGCCAGGAGTTGTGGTTCCTGCAGCGTATCCTATTGTGGGTAGTGCCTTTTTATGTGATTATATATTTTCTATGGCACTATTGGCTATTACCCCGCTATGATAAACACAAAAACAAAAATACCCTGTACTGGCAAACGTTTCTGGTGTCTGTATTATTGGGTCTTGTATTCCTGAAATTATTCACGATGGGGCGATGGATGGGGCCGGAAAGAGTGGCCATTTTTGTGGCGATGGCAGCTACCATAGAATTGCTGGTAGTATTGCCATTGGGCTGGTGGCGGCATTACAGAATCAAGTCGCGTGCTGCTATGGTACGTCATTTACGTGCAGAGCTGGGGCAGTCAACAGCCAATCTGGACTTTCTGCGCTCCCAGATCAATCCGCACTTTCTTTTTAATGCACTTAATACGCTTTATGGTACCTCCTTGCAGGAAAATGCACCTCGTACCAGTGAAGGGATTCAACAGTTAGGCGATATCATGCGTTTTATGCTGCATGAAAATAACCGGGACAAAATCCCCTTGAGCAAGGAAGTCGCTTACCTGCATAATTATATTTCCCTGCAGCGGCTGCGTATACAAACATCTCCTGATATACAGATCGATATTGATATCGCTGCCTATGATGGCGGCCTGGAAATAGCTCCTATGCTATTGATCCCTTTTATTGAAAATGCATTTAAGTATGGTATCAGCCTGCGGAATAAATCCAGAATCTCTGTATCATTTTATTGTGAGGCCGGGAAAATCTATTTTGATGTGTCAAATACTATTCATCCAAAGCCAGAGGGAGATACCGAACCCGAAAGAACAGGTATAGGCCTGGAAAATGTAAAACAACGGCTTTCCCTGTTATATCCGGGCAGGCATGAATTAACGATCCGTCAGTCTGCTTCTGAATTTTTTGTACACCTGACCATAGATACTGATAGCCCAAATGTATAA